ACTGATTCTGACTGATGAACGCAGCTGCGGCGCGTCTTCGCCATACATAGCTTTGAGCACATGGGAAGGCAGAAGCGATCCTGCAGTACAAGCAGACCCGCTTGATACCGCAATCCCTTCAAGGTCCAAATTCACTAGCAAAGCCTCGACCTGGACACCTGGAAAATATAGATTTAAGACGTGTGGCAGGCTTTCATTTATGTCGCCATTGATTTGAACATTCACTTCTTTTTCCTTCAGCGATTGAATCATAATCGTTTTAAACTCACGATATAATTGGCTTTTTGCTTCTCGTTTTTCAACTGATAAACGAACCGCTTCATTTAAACCGACGATTCCTGGTACATTTTCCGTTCCCGCACGCTGTTTGCGCTCCTGTTCTCCTCCAAGCATTTGCGGAGAGAGCTTAGCGTCTTGGCTGACATATAAAAAGCCTGTCCCCTTCGGCCCGTTTAGCTTATGGCCGGATACAGACATTAGATCAATATTCTCGCTTTTTACTTGAATCGGCAAATATCCGAACGCTTGTACAGCATCCGTATGAAAATAGGCTGTATGGTTCTTAACCAGCTCTCCAATGTCTTTGATTGGCTGAACCGATCCAACCTCATTGTTTCCATACATAATCGTCACGAGAATTGTATCCTCACGAAGAGCATTGCGAACTTGCCCGGCACTGACTTTACCATCCTGGTCAGGCTTCAAATACGTCACCTGAAACCCCATCTCTTCCAGCCGTTCACACGGATGGAGAACGGCGTGATGTTCAATTTCAGTTGTGATGATATGATTTCCCTTGTGCTTACGGGATAGAGCTGCCCCGATTATGGCAAGGTTATTCGCTTCCGTTCCGCCGCTCGTAAAGACAATTTCATTTTGGGATGCGCCAATAAGATTGGCAATCGAGCCCCTAGCTTCATCCAGCCATTTTCTGCTTTCTCTTCCAAACGAGTGAATGCTGGAAGGATTGCCAAACGTTTCTGTGAAGTAGGGCATCATTTTTTCTACCACTTTTGGATCGGTTGGAGACGTTGCCGCATGATCCAAATAAATTCGATTCATTTGTAACACCTCGGGTCGTTAAATATAAAACATATACGCTTCTTGTTCGCCTTCGGTGTAGTTTGCCAAATCTTCAAGTGTTGTACTATCAAGCACTTCTTTGACAGCGTCCCGAATGCGAATCCAGAGCTCCCGCTTGGCAGGCTCTTCGTTTTCCAGCACTTCTACCGGGCTGATCGGCCCTTCAAGTACACGTATGATGTCACCCGCTGTAATGTCAGACGGATCGTGACCTAAAATGTACCCTCCGTACGCCCCGCGAATGCTTTTTACCAGTCCGGCGTTTCTTAATGGAGACACAAGCTGCTCTAAATAATGCTCGGACAAATCATTCGTTTGAGCAATACTTTTTAAAGAAGTGGGGCCTTCACCCTGCTTTTTAGCGAGCTCAATCATAATCGTTAAACCGTATCTTCCTTTTGTTGATATCTTCAAAATAACACACCTCTGCAAAATAGTTACTCTATCGTAATAATCATTATATACAAATTAGTATAGACCAAATGCAATTATAGCACACTTTAATCATAGTTACATTTTAATGCTCTTATATTCGGATGTCTTTCGTTATTTATCATGATTTTGGTATTCTATAGTCAGACATGAAATCGGGAGAGATGAATATGAAGCCACTGGCATTCAGAATGCGGCCAACGAAAATCGAAGAAATTCTCGGCCAGGAGCATCTCGTTGCAGATGAGCAAATCATAGCACGGATGGTAAAAGCGAAGCATCTATCTTCAATGATCCTTTACGGGCCACCAGGCATTGGAAAAACTTCAATCGCCACAGCTATTGCAGGAAGCACCAGCATTGCTTTTCGTTCGTTAAATGCTGTCATCAATAATAAAAAAGATATGGAAATTGTAGTGGAAGAAGCCAAGATGTCGGGGCAAATCATCTTAATTTTAGATGAGGTACATCGATTGGATAAAGCAAAGCAGGATTTTTTGCTTCCCTATTTAGAAAATGGCATGATTATTCTCATTGGTGCCACTACCGCCAATCCTTACCATGCGATTAACCCTGCGATCAGAAGCCGGACGCAAATCTTTGAATTACATCCGTTAACACCAGAGCTTATCAAAAAAGCTCTGTTAAGGGCAATCGCTGATGAACATAGAGGGCTAGGCGGCTATTCGCTAGATTGCTCTGAAGAAGCACTGAACCATTTTGCCACTGCCTGCGGGGGTGATGTCCGGTCGGCATTAAACGCACTCGAACTAGCTGTTCTTTCAACAAATGAAAATGAAGACGGAATTATTCCAATTACGCTTGAAATCGCTGAAGAATGTCTTCAAAAGAAAAGCTTTGCCCATGATAAGAATGGGGATGCCCATTATGACGTGTTGTCAGCCTTTCAAAAATCAATCAGAGGGTCAGACGCGAACGCCGCAATGCACTACTTTGCGCGGCTGGTAGAAGCCGGCGATCTTGAAAGCATTGCCAGGCGGTTGCTTGTGATCGCCTATGAAGACGTCGGGCTGGCGAATCCGCAAGCAGGCCCAAGAGCGCTCGCCGCAGTACAAACGGCTGAAAGAATCGGCTTTCCTGAAGCGAGGATCCCGCTTGCCAACGCCGTCATCGAGCTTTGCTTATCTCCCAAATCTAACTCAGCCATCATGGCAATCGATCAAGCTCTCGCGGATATTCGCAGCGGAAAAATCGGCGAGGTGCCAAAGCACTTAAAGGATGCTCACTACAAGGGTGCTGCTAAACTTGGCAGAGGACTTGATTATCTGTACCCGCACAATTATGAAAACGGCTGGGTCAAACAGCAGTATTTGCCCGATCCGCTGAAAAACAAGAAGTATTATCAGCCAAAGCAAACCGGGAAATTTGAAGCCGCATTGAAGCAGGTGTATGAGAAAATAAATGATAATAGCAAATAGGGAACCCGGGAATTGTGCATTTTCAGGGTATTTCTGTGCGATTCTCTAATGTTGTCTACTATACAGGTACATTAACAGGCGGTCTGTGCAATTATTCCGGGTTTTTGTGCAATTAACTGTGGTAACCGTGCAATTGTGCCACAGTTCTGTGCAATTAACTGTAGTAACCGTGCAATTACACCGTTGTCCTTGAAGTTTTTGCTCCAGAACCCTTATTACCTTATGTTGATAAAGCTTATCCCTTGCTTCAAAGAGAGAGAACCTTGTTTAAAACCTTAAATAAAGGACCTGTTAAAAAGTCTCTAATTTTACTAGACTTTTTAACAGGTCACTTAATAAGTCAATTTAGATTTTCATAATACCACCAGTGCTAGCGGATGTTACAAGCTTAGAGTAACGAGCCAAATAGCCTGTTTTAACTTTTGGTTCAAAGCCTTTCCAGTTTGCTTTTCGCTGCTCCCATTCTTCCTCAGGAACTAGAACATCTATTGTGCGCTTTTCAATGTCAATGACAATATGATCACCATTTTGAACAAATGCAAGCGGTCCGCCTTCTGCTGCTTCTGGTGAAGCATGACCGATAGATAGACCGCGGGAAGCACCTGAAAAACGTCCGTCTGTTACAAGGGCTACTTTTGCTCCTAAACCCATACCGACAATTTGGGAAGTTGGTGCTAACATTTCCGGCATACCCGGTCCGCCTTTTGGTCCCTCATAACGAATGATGACAACATGTCCTTCTTTGACTTGTCCCCCGGCAATACCTTCTAAAGCCTCATCTTGTGAGTCAAAGACAATCGCTGGTCCCTCGTGGGAAGTAATTCCGCCTTGGACACCACCTGTTTTGATAATTGCACCATCTGGAGCAAGGTTACCAAATAATACCGCAAGTCCACCCTTTTCTGAGAACGGATTATCGATTGAATGAATAACATTGTTGTCTTTCACATCACAACCGGCGATGTTTTCCCCAAGGGTTTTTCCTGTTACTGTTATGACGTCAAGGTGAAGTGCATCCTCTTTTTTGGATAATTCATTTAATGCAGCGGATACTCCACCTGCTTCATGCAAATCTTCAATATGAACGTCTGATGCTGGCGCAAGCTTTGAAAGATGCGGCACACGCGCTGCTACTTCATTGATTCGTTCAAGCGGATAGTCTATACCTGCTTCGTTTGCAAGGGCAAGCGTGTGTAAAACCGTATTCGTTGATCCACCGAGTGCCATATCAAGAGCAAATGCGTTATCAATTGCTTTTTCTGTCACGATATCACGCGGCTTTAAATCCAAATCAATTAAATTCATTAACTGACTAGCTGAGCGTTTAACAAATTCTTTTCGCTCTGGTGCAACTGCTAAAATCGTTCCGTTTCCTGGTAGAGCTAGTCCAAGTGCCTCTGCCAAGCAGTTCATAGAGTTAGCAGTGAACATTCCGGAACAAGAGCCACATGTTGGACATCCAAACTGCTCAAGCTCTAGAAGACCTTTTCCATCAAGGTTCCCAGCCTGATAAGCACCCACTCCTTCAAATACTGAAGAAAGTGAAATTTTCCGGCCATCACTTGTACGACCGGCTGCCATTGGACCGCCACTAACAAAAATCGTCGGAATATTTAAGCGCATAGCAGCCATCATCATACCTGGTGTAATTTTGTCACAGTTTGGAATACAGACCATGCCATCAAACCAGTGTGCTGATACAACCGTTTCTACGGAATCAGCAATAATTTCACGACTTGGTAATGAGTAGCGCATCCCGATATGCCCCATTGCAATACCATCATCTACACCGATTGTGTTCATTTCAAACGGAACACCACCTGCTTCGCGAATCGCTTCTTTTACAATTTTCCCAAATTCCTGTAAATGTACATGTCCAGGAACAATATCAATATATGAGTTGACAACCGCGATGAACGGTTTATTAAAATCCTCTTCTTTTACACCAGCAGCACGAAGCAAGCTTCTATGCGGTGCTCGGTCAAATCCTTTTTTAATCATATTACTGCGTAGTTCTCCCAAAATAAATCCCTCCATATAAGTCTCACTATGTTATCTGTAAATTTTAACTATTCGATATTATAACACTATTTTTAATATACTTATAGCCTTAAAAATATCTGCAAGTAATCTCCAAAACTTGGGCATATTGATACTATTCCTTGCATTTGTATGTTCTTCCTTTTCTGTATTAACAAATCCTCTAAATGAGTAAATGATTCGTCCTCCATTACCAAAAGCATTTCCTGAATCGTAAAACCAAATCCCCTTAACTTAACCAGAAGGATTGCAAGAAAGCAGCTTCCGTCATCGTAATAGTGATAATTGTTACGTGGATCTATATAAGCTGGTTCGAGGAATTTAACTTCTGCATAATATCTCAAAGCTTCTTTGCTTAAGCCTGTCAATTCAGCGAACTCACTAATCTTGTACATTCTTCCCCTCGCTGCTATAAATAGTAAACCTTGGGGTGCATCACATGGTCAATAATATTTTTGCTTCTGTATTCAGAGAGTGCACGTCTTGCCAGACAAAAAAATAGACCTCCCCTTAAAAGGGATAGGTCTATTTTAAATGGTTTGTGTCAGCTTTTAGTAATGTTTGATTGGATTGGTTGAGAACAACATTCATCTCAACTTACCATTCCGCAACGCTGCCGTCTTTGTGTCGCCACACTGGATTATGCCAATTGTGGCTGATGTCAGCCATTTTTCTGACGTGGCTCTCATTGATCTCAATGCCGAGACCAGGGCCGTTCGGAATTTTTACATAGCCGTCTTTATAGGTGAACACATTTTTCTCCATTATATAATCAAGCAGATCGGATCCTTGGTTGTAATGGATGTCGAGACTCTGCTCCTGGATAAAGGCGTTGTGGCAGGTCGCGTCCACCTGTAAGCATGCTGCGAGAGCAATCGGGCCCAGTGGACAGTGCGGTGCCGCAGCTACATCAAAGGCTTCTGCCATTGATAAAATCTTTTTGCATTCGGTTATTCCGCCTGCGTGAGACAAGTCGGGCTGTATAATATCCACATAGCCATCGACGAGAAGCCGTTTAAAATCCCATTTTGAATACATGCGTTCACCTGTCGCGATCGGTGTGCTGACAAGACTTGCGATTTCTCTTAACGCTTCATTATTTTCCGGAAGAACCGGCTCTTCAATAAACATCGGCCGAAACGATTCAATTTCCTTTGCCAATATTTTCGCCATCGGCTTATGCACTCTGCCGTGAAAATCGATTCCAATGCCT
This window of the Bacillus gobiensis genome carries:
- a CDS encoding cysteine desulfurase family protein, with the protein product MNRIYLDHAATSPTDPKVVEKMMPYFTETFGNPSSIHSFGRESRKWLDEARGSIANLIGASQNEIVFTSGGTEANNLAIIGAALSRKHKGNHIITTEIEHHAVLHPCERLEEMGFQVTYLKPDQDGKVSAGQVRNALREDTILVTIMYGNNEVGSVQPIKDIGELVKNHTAYFHTDAVQAFGYLPIQVKSENIDLMSVSGHKLNGPKGTGFLYVSQDAKLSPQMLGGEQERKQRAGTENVPGIVGLNEAVRLSVEKREAKSQLYREFKTIMIQSLKEKEVNVQINGDINESLPHVLNLYFPGVQVEALLVNLDLEGIAVSSGSACTAGSLLPSHVLKAMYGEDAPQLRSSVRISFGPEHTKEKIKRASEKLAEVVRRLM
- the ilvD gene encoding dihydroxy-acid dehydratase, giving the protein MGELRSNMIKKGFDRAPHRSLLRAAGVKEEDFNKPFIAVVNSYIDIVPGHVHLQEFGKIVKEAIREAGGVPFEMNTIGVDDGIAMGHIGMRYSLPSREIIADSVETVVSAHWFDGMVCIPNCDKITPGMMMAAMRLNIPTIFVSGGPMAAGRTSDGRKISLSSVFEGVGAYQAGNLDGKGLLELEQFGCPTCGSCSGMFTANSMNCLAEALGLALPGNGTILAVAPERKEFVKRSASQLMNLIDLDLKPRDIVTEKAIDNAFALDMALGGSTNTVLHTLALANEAGIDYPLERINEVAARVPHLSKLAPASDVHIEDLHEAGGVSAALNELSKKEDALHLDVITVTGKTLGENIAGCDVKDNNVIHSIDNPFSEKGGLAVLFGNLAPDGAIIKTGGVQGGITSHEGPAIVFDSQDEALEGIAGGQVKEGHVVIIRYEGPKGGPGMPEMLAPTSQIVGMGLGAKVALVTDGRFSGASRGLSIGHASPEAAEGGPLAFVQNGDHIVIDIEKRTIDVLVPEEEWEQRKANWKGFEPKVKTGYLARYSKLVTSASTGGIMKI
- a CDS encoding replication-associated recombination protein A, with amino-acid sequence MKPLAFRMRPTKIEEILGQEHLVADEQIIARMVKAKHLSSMILYGPPGIGKTSIATAIAGSTSIAFRSLNAVINNKKDMEIVVEEAKMSGQIILILDEVHRLDKAKQDFLLPYLENGMIILIGATTANPYHAINPAIRSRTQIFELHPLTPELIKKALLRAIADEHRGLGGYSLDCSEEALNHFATACGGDVRSALNALELAVLSTNENEDGIIPITLEIAEECLQKKSFAHDKNGDAHYDVLSAFQKSIRGSDANAAMHYFARLVEAGDLESIARRLLVIAYEDVGLANPQAGPRALAAVQTAERIGFPEARIPLANAVIELCLSPKSNSAIMAIDQALADIRSGKIGEVPKHLKDAHYKGAAKLGRGLDYLYPHNYENGWVKQQYLPDPLKNKKYYQPKQTGKFEAALKQVYEKINDNSK
- the dgoD gene encoding galactonate dehydratase, translating into MKITNYELFQIPPRWLFLKIDTDEGITGWGEPVVEGRAATVKTAVEELMEYLIDKDPLSIEDHWNVMYRSGFYRGGPILMSAISGIDQALWDIKGKYYGQPVHQLLGGKARESIKVYSWIGGDRPYDVGNNAKEVVERGFKAVKMNGTEELQYVDSHEKVEQVIERVAAVREAVCPYVGIGIDFHGRVHKPMAKILAKEIESFRPMFIEEPVLPENNEALREIASLVSTPIATGERMYSKWDFKRLLVDGYVDIIQPDLSHAGGITECKKILSMAEAFDVAAAPHCPLGPIALAACLQVDATCHNAFIQEQSLDIHYNQGSDLLDYIMEKNVFTYKDGYVKIPNGPGLGIEINESHVRKMADISHNWHNPVWRHKDGSVAEW
- the cymR gene encoding cysteine metabolism transcriptional regulator CymR, which translates into the protein MKISTKGRYGLTIMIELAKKQGEGPTSLKSIAQTNDLSEHYLEQLVSPLRNAGLVKSIRGAYGGYILGHDPSDITAGDIIRVLEGPISPVEVLENEEPAKRELWIRIRDAVKEVLDSTTLEDLANYTEGEQEAYMFYI
- a CDS encoding MerR family transcriptional regulator; its protein translation is MYKISEFAELTGLSKEALRYYAEVKFLEPAYIDPRNNYHYYDDGSCFLAILLVKLRGFGFTIQEMLLVMEDESFTHLEDLLIQKRKNIQMQGIVSICPSFGDYLQIFLRL